The Bacillus sp. Y1 genome has a window encoding:
- a CDS encoding amino acid ABC transporter permease, which yields MDLDFTQIAPSIPYILEGLRITIQIVLAAALLGFTLGIILTLCKISKFRLLRWFADGYTSVFRGTPMVLQLLIIYYGLPQIIGFEITAFPAAVIAFGMNSAAYISEIIRAGILAVDKGQSEASLALGIPYRPMMKDIILPQAMKNILPALMNEFITLTKESAVVTVIGAMDVMRRAYIVGGQTYRYFEPLLIAGIIYYILVMVLTILGKAVERRMRKSD from the coding sequence ATGGATTTGGATTTTACGCAAATAGCACCATCGATTCCATACATCTTAGAAGGGTTACGGATTACGATACAAATTGTATTAGCAGCCGCTCTCCTTGGTTTTACACTAGGGATTATCCTGACCTTATGTAAAATCAGTAAGTTTCGGCTGTTGCGCTGGTTTGCCGATGGTTATACTTCTGTATTTAGAGGAACACCGATGGTTTTACAATTGCTGATTATTTATTACGGATTGCCACAAATCATTGGGTTCGAAATCACGGCATTTCCTGCAGCAGTCATCGCATTTGGAATGAACTCAGCCGCATATATTTCTGAAATTATTCGTGCAGGAATTCTGGCGGTTGATAAAGGACAAAGTGAGGCATCCCTTGCACTTGGAATTCCATACCGCCCCATGATGAAAGATATCATCCTCCCGCAGGCAATGAAAAATATCTTGCCCGCACTAATGAATGAGTTTATTACTCTTACGAAGGAATCAGCAGTCGTAACAGTGATTGGTGCGATGGATGTGATGAGACGAGCGTATATCGTGGGTGGTCAAACGTATCGTTATTTTGAGCCACTTCTGATCGCGGGGATCATTTATTATATTTTGGTCATGGTTCTTACGATTCTTGGAAAAGCGGTCGAGAGGAGAATGAGAAAAAGTGATTAA
- a CDS encoding amino acid ABC transporter ATP-binding protein codes for MIKITNLEKSFGRNTVLKGISTEIKEGEVVAIIGPSGSGKSTFLRCMNLLETPTKGEIWYRQIEVTNPKVDLMSVRQNIGMVFQHFHLFPHKTVLENLTYAPITVKGMSKEEAEKIGLDLLSKVGLAEKAAEYPNRLSGGQKQRVAIARALAMSPEVMLFDEPTSALDPEMVKEVLDVMKSLVQTGMTMAIVTHEMGFAREVADRVLFLDDGRLVEDSPPAEFFSSPKSNRAKEFLEKML; via the coding sequence GTGATTAAGATAACGAACCTCGAAAAATCGTTTGGAAGAAATACCGTTTTAAAGGGGATATCAACAGAAATTAAAGAAGGTGAAGTTGTAGCCATTATTGGACCCTCTGGATCTGGAAAGTCGACGTTTCTTCGATGTATGAATCTATTAGAAACGCCAACTAAAGGAGAGATTTGGTACAGACAAATAGAGGTGACCAATCCAAAAGTAGATCTTATGAGTGTCAGACAGAACATTGGCATGGTCTTTCAGCATTTTCATTTGTTCCCACATAAAACCGTTTTAGAAAATCTAACGTATGCGCCAATTACCGTAAAAGGGATGTCTAAGGAAGAGGCTGAAAAGATAGGGCTAGACCTTCTTAGTAAGGTAGGTTTAGCAGAAAAAGCAGCCGAGTATCCGAATCGTTTATCAGGCGGTCAAAAGCAACGGGTGGCCATCGCAAGAGCATTAGCGATGTCACCAGAAGTGATGCTTTTTGATGAACCCACTTCTGCATTAGATCCGGAGATGGTGAAGGAAGTGCTCGATGTGATGAAATCCCTTGTACAAACAGGTATGACGATGGCAATCGTCACCCATGAAATGGGATTTGCACGTGAGGTAGCGGATCGGGTGTTATTTTTGGATGATGGTAGATTAGTAGAAGATTCACCACCAGCAGAGTTTTTCTCCTCGCCAAAGAGCAACCGGGCAAAGGAATTTTTAGAAAAAATGCTATAA
- a CDS encoding FeoB small GTPase domain-containing protein has product MNKNLSIALAGNPNTGKSTLFNLLTGLKQHTGNWAGKTVDLMAGTFNFKGISYEMIDLPGTYSLFSNSKDEEVARNYIVFEKPDITLVVLDATALERNLNLALQVMEITEKVVICINLIDEAEKMGINIQEKILMKRLGVPVIKISARNKIGISMLLDTIDRLIKGTIPCNPYKMTYDEETENKIEQLIPFVQNITGDQLSARWLSLRLIDGDKSLLKEIEQRLAEKDAI; this is encoded by the coding sequence ATGAATAAGAACCTCAGTATTGCACTTGCAGGGAATCCAAATACAGGAAAAAGTACGCTGTTTAATCTTCTGACAGGACTAAAACAACATACGGGTAACTGGGCAGGAAAGACTGTAGACTTAATGGCCGGTACATTTAACTTTAAAGGGATTTCTTATGAGATGATTGATTTGCCTGGAACCTATTCTTTATTTTCAAATTCAAAAGATGAAGAGGTTGCTAGAAATTATATCGTTTTCGAAAAGCCAGATATTACTTTAGTTGTTTTGGATGCGACTGCGCTTGAAAGAAACTTGAATTTAGCCCTTCAGGTAATGGAAATCACAGAAAAGGTAGTTATTTGTATTAACTTAATTGATGAAGCAGAAAAGATGGGAATTAACATTCAGGAAAAAATCCTTATGAAACGTTTAGGAGTCCCTGTGATAAAAATTTCCGCTAGAAATAAGATTGGCATCTCTATGTTATTAGATACAATTGATCGTCTGATAAAGGGAACCATTCCCTGCAATCCATACAAAATGACGTATGATGAAGAAACAGAAAATAAAATTGAGCAGTTAATACCATTTGTGCAGAACATTACAGGTGATCAATTATCAGCTAGGTGGCTTTCTCTAAGATTAATAGATGGAGATAAGTCCCTTTTAAAGGAAATAGAACAAAGACTAGCAGAAAAGGATGCGATATAG
- a CDS encoding ATP-binding protein, whose product MLHGIELILNQVLMVLFPIWTYHLLFQKKGSRQGFKPMLVLVLTISLLLTLTFSINYYDTFYFDLKMVPIIIAFLYGSNPCGLLIIGITVVYEIIIHGDAPLITVMNFGIISGLLILLAKKFRTYSDFKKIFLISTLYGLITITRGILLVCTDHSQEIGIVFTFSFISWLTLLSAMFIFENMNKQMELESKVQRAEKFDVVGQLAASVAHEVRNPMTAVRGFLQLLSDDENLTESQRRYINISIEEIDHSQIILSEYLSLAKPATTDLKILNLKSDLDNIIELMRSFTNLQTISIVSSIEDRLLIKGDSSEIKQVFVNLLKNSIEAIGEKGEIMVSAYQNGKHVIVEIEDNGHGMSETQLKYLGTPFYSTKDKGTGVGLSLCYKIVHSMKGTIRVRSKQGKGTRFTIQFPTVE is encoded by the coding sequence ATGCTTCATGGGATAGAACTCATATTAAATCAAGTGTTAATGGTGCTTTTTCCTATTTGGACGTACCATTTGTTATTTCAGAAAAAAGGGTCAAGACAAGGGTTTAAACCAATGCTTGTATTGGTTCTAACCATCTCTCTCTTACTTACCTTAACATTTTCAATTAATTATTATGATACATTTTATTTTGATTTAAAAATGGTTCCTATCATTATTGCTTTTCTATATGGAAGCAATCCATGTGGGTTACTGATAATCGGCATTACCGTCGTTTATGAAATAATCATTCATGGCGATGCCCCATTAATAACAGTGATGAATTTTGGAATCATAAGTGGATTACTCATTCTTTTAGCAAAGAAATTTCGTACATATAGTGATTTTAAAAAGATATTTTTAATTAGCACTCTGTATGGACTCATAACAATTACGAGGGGAATTTTGCTCGTTTGTACGGATCACTCTCAGGAAATAGGAATCGTATTTACTTTTTCATTCATTTCTTGGCTTACTTTATTGTCTGCTATGTTTATCTTTGAAAATATGAACAAGCAGATGGAATTAGAGTCTAAGGTTCAACGGGCAGAAAAATTCGATGTGGTTGGTCAACTTGCAGCATCTGTAGCGCATGAGGTGAGAAATCCGATGACCGCTGTTCGAGGCTTTTTACAGCTTTTGAGTGATGATGAAAATTTAACAGAGTCTCAAAGAAGATACATTAATATTTCCATTGAAGAGATTGATCATTCTCAGATCATCTTATCTGAGTACCTGTCCTTAGCCAAGCCTGCTACGACCGATCTAAAAATCCTTAACTTAAAGTCGGATCTAGACAATATTATCGAACTGATGAGGTCATTTACGAACCTTCAAACCATTTCGATTGTTTCTTCAATAGAAGATAGACTTCTGATCAAAGGCGACAGTTCAGAAATCAAGCAAGTTTTTGTAAATCTTCTCAAGAACAGCATAGAAGCGATTGGAGAAAAAGGCGAGATTATGGTTAGTGCCTATCAAAATGGAAAACATGTAATAGTAGAGATAGAAGATAATGGTCATGGCATGTCAGAAACTCAACTGAAATATCTCGGTACCCCTTTTTATTCGACTAAAGATAAAGGAACGGGAGTAGGGCTGTCTCTGTGCTATAAGATTGTACACTCGATGAAGGGTACGATAAGGGTGAGAAGTAAACAAGGAAAAGGGACACGGTTTACGATCCAATTTCCAACGGTAGAGTAA
- the tatC gene encoding twin-arginine translocase subunit TatC translates to MQNRDVHLVEHLEELRKRIIITLGAFMVFLMGAFIFVKDLYNWLIRDLDEKLAVLGPSDILWVYMMLSGVCAFACTIPVAAYQVWRFVTPALHKKERDVTLRFIPGFFLLFILGVSFGYFVLFPIVLGFLMGLSEGQFQTMFTAEKYFSFLINLTLPFGFLFEMPLVVLFLTRLGILNPMRLVKARKLSYFVLIVVSILITPPDFISDFLVIIPLLTLYEVSLTLSKIVYKKKLKEEVGAPGFN, encoded by the coding sequence ATGCAAAACAGAGATGTCCATTTAGTAGAGCATTTAGAAGAACTTCGGAAACGAATAATAATCACATTAGGTGCCTTCATGGTATTCCTTATGGGCGCATTTATATTTGTAAAAGACTTATATAACTGGTTAATTAGGGACTTAGATGAAAAACTTGCGGTACTTGGGCCAAGTGATATTTTGTGGGTGTATATGATGTTATCTGGCGTATGTGCTTTTGCATGTACGATTCCTGTAGCCGCGTATCAAGTGTGGAGGTTTGTCACGCCTGCATTACATAAGAAGGAAAGGGACGTAACACTGAGATTTATCCCTGGCTTTTTTCTATTATTTATTTTAGGTGTCAGTTTCGGGTACTTTGTTTTATTTCCTATCGTTTTAGGGTTTTTGATGGGGCTATCTGAGGGACAATTTCAGACCATGTTTACGGCCGAAAAATACTTTAGCTTCTTAATCAATCTCACATTACCCTTTGGTTTTCTGTTTGAAATGCCACTCGTCGTCTTGTTTTTAACAAGATTAGGAATTCTCAACCCAATGAGACTAGTAAAAGCGAGAAAGCTCTCGTATTTTGTCCTTATTGTCGTGTCGATTCTCATCACACCACCGGATTTTATTTCTGATTTTCTAGTCATCATTCCATTGCTTACGCTTTATGAAGTAAGTTTAACTCTTTCCAAGATCGTTTATAAAAAGAAGCTGAAGGAAGAAGTAGGAGCTCCGGGGTTCAACTAA
- a CDS encoding GntR family transcriptional regulator: MLSQENKIPLYLQLKESIRSEIVNKKLKSGEKIPTEVELSEKYDISRVTVRKAITELVDEGYLIKKQGKGTFVSKPKIERKIVHLISFSAACEANGLKASSKVIKREILQPEPEVSQLLQLDPDDLVVYIQRVRYAGENPLMLENNYFPYNKYKFLLNENLDGSLYQTLKEKHHIHPSNPGETTLEIVRALEEEAHLLEVPSGEPLFLMKTVIFDQDHQPVHIGKQLIVGEGYKFTFS; encoded by the coding sequence ATGCTTAGCCAGGAGAACAAGATCCCTCTATATCTACAATTAAAAGAATCAATTCGTAGTGAAATTGTTAATAAGAAGCTGAAGTCTGGAGAAAAAATCCCAACGGAAGTGGAATTGAGCGAGAAATATGATATTAGTAGAGTCACCGTGAGAAAAGCGATTACCGAATTAGTTGATGAAGGCTATCTGATTAAAAAACAAGGAAAAGGAACCTTTGTTAGCAAACCGAAAATCGAAAGAAAGATCGTCCACCTCATTAGTTTTTCAGCAGCCTGTGAAGCAAATGGATTAAAAGCAAGCAGCAAGGTGATCAAACGAGAAATTCTCCAACCGGAACCAGAAGTCAGTCAATTACTTCAGTTGGACCCTGATGATCTTGTCGTCTATATTCAACGTGTTAGATATGCTGGTGAAAATCCGTTAATGCTAGAAAACAACTACTTTCCTTATAATAAATATAAATTCTTATTAAATGAAAACTTAGATGGCTCCCTTTATCAAACACTAAAAGAAAAACACCATATTCACCCTTCTAATCCAGGTGAAACCACACTAGAAATCGTCCGTGCATTGGAAGAAGAAGCACATTTGCTAGAAGTACCCTCTGGTGAACCTTTGTTTTTAATGAAAACGGTGATTTTTGATCAAGATCACCAACCTGTTCATATCGGAAAGCAGCTCATTGTTGGGGAAGGTTATAAATTTACGTTTAGTTGA
- a CDS encoding twin-arginine translocase TatA/TatE family subunit: MFQNIGVPGLILLLVIALIIFGPSKLPELGRAVGSTLKEFKKSTRELVSDDAPVKKEEK; the protein is encoded by the coding sequence TTGTTTCAAAATATAGGAGTACCTGGATTAATCCTTTTGCTTGTGATTGCGCTAATCATTTTTGGTCCCTCTAAGCTGCCTGAACTAGGCCGAGCAGTAGGGTCAACGTTAAAAGAGTTTAAAAAATCCACTCGAGAGTTAGTATCAGATGATGCGCCAGTGAAAAAAGAGGAAAAATAA
- a CDS encoding alkaline phosphatase PhoX yields MKKETTQNGLNRRDFLKAGGVGTLALTLGSTGILSLGSKVLADSTDNPTSGFGGYGPLIPDPNGILDLPQGFHYKIISEEGKPMTNGTAIPGAFDGMAAFEGPNNTTVLVRNHELGTSATNPVIGTNPYSSAAVGGTTTLIINNARNVVKEYVSSSGTIRNCAGGATLWGTWLTCEETRSSTHGYVFEVDPLDPENELSRTPIKDMGRFSHEACAIDPATGYVYLTEDASPSYLYRFIPNDTSKKPGALQKGGKLYAAAIEEIASPKASTFKTGQTIGIVWKELNPDLCREDAKAQGCIEFKKLEGAFFQAGVFWFDDSSAGEKNLGRIYRYIPATNSLELFYEATDRELMESPDNICMTPWGDLWFAEDGSGNDRIMGITPEGNIYPFANNRLSGSELAGPIFSPDGKTLFVNIQTPGKTFAIWGPFARSNSARAREMSYSSPGKLFAPQVSDKLTAFAESQGISVLEAAAFERHGVKI; encoded by the coding sequence ATGAAAAAAGAAACAACTCAAAATGGATTAAACCGACGTGATTTTCTAAAAGCTGGAGGTGTGGGAACACTTGCCCTAACTCTTGGTTCCACTGGAATTTTATCTTTAGGCTCAAAGGTATTAGCCGATTCTACGGATAATCCGACAAGCGGGTTTGGAGGGTACGGACCATTAATTCCGGATCCAAATGGTATTCTTGACCTTCCACAAGGCTTTCATTATAAGATCATTTCCGAAGAAGGTAAGCCAATGACTAACGGAACAGCGATTCCAGGAGCTTTTGATGGAATGGCCGCTTTCGAGGGACCGAACAATACAACTGTTCTTGTTCGCAACCATGAATTAGGGACAAGTGCCACCAATCCGGTTATTGGAACAAACCCGTATAGCTCTGCAGCAGTAGGTGGTACAACGACACTTATTATTAATAATGCTAGAAACGTAGTGAAAGAATATGTAAGCTCTTCAGGAACCATCCGAAATTGTGCAGGTGGAGCGACTCTTTGGGGTACATGGCTAACTTGTGAAGAAACACGTTCTTCCACGCATGGCTATGTATTCGAAGTAGATCCTCTTGATCCTGAAAACGAACTGTCAAGAACGCCAATCAAAGACATGGGTCGCTTCTCTCATGAAGCTTGTGCGATCGATCCAGCCACTGGATATGTGTACTTGACTGAGGATGCAAGCCCAAGTTATTTATACCGCTTCATTCCAAATGACACGAGCAAAAAACCAGGTGCCCTGCAAAAAGGCGGAAAGCTATACGCAGCTGCTATCGAAGAAATCGCTTCTCCAAAAGCAAGTACCTTTAAAACGGGACAAACGATAGGAATTGTGTGGAAGGAATTGAATCCGGATTTATGTCGTGAAGATGCAAAGGCACAGGGCTGTATCGAGTTTAAAAAGCTAGAAGGAGCATTTTTCCAAGCCGGTGTGTTCTGGTTTGACGACAGCTCTGCTGGCGAGAAAAATCTTGGACGCATTTACCGCTACATACCAGCAACGAATTCATTGGAGCTTTTCTATGAAGCAACCGATCGAGAACTTATGGAGTCACCAGATAATATCTGCATGACACCTTGGGGAGATCTATGGTTTGCGGAGGATGGTTCTGGAAACGACCGTATCATGGGGATTACACCAGAAGGAAACATCTATCCTTTTGCCAACAACCGTTTAAGCGGATCAGAATTAGCAGGACCGATTTTCTCACCTGATGGCAAAACACTATTTGTTAACATTCAAACTCCAGGTAAAACATTTGCGATTTGGGGACCATTTGCACGCAGCAACTCAGCACGTGCGAGAGAAATGTCTTACTCGTCCCCTGGCAAGCTGTTTGCTCCACAAGTGTCTGATAAACTAACGGCATTCGCTGAAAGCCAAGGAATCTCAGTTCTTGAAGCAGCTGCCTTTGAGCGTCATGGAGTGAAAATTTAA
- a CDS encoding SIS domain-containing protein: protein MNIQEIVKQIQSAKKEGIKEVYLVACGGSLVDMYASKYLLESEARELRVGFYTSNEFVHATPKALGESSVTIVCSHGGNTPETVEAARLARAHGSTTITLTHNEQANLIQHADHNILYLWGAESNVKNNPMAIILHITYEILHATEGFDYHDKVLEGLERINGIIEKAKELVADRAKAFAEKYEHEDLFYVMSSGASYGHAYGFSICSLMEMQWVNASAIHSGEYFHGPFEVTDKETPYILLVNEGRTRALDERALKFLNTYAEKVEVIDSKELGISTIDDTVVEYFNPILFYSILDVYRTELSKIRKHPLETRRYMGKVAY, encoded by the coding sequence ATGAATATTCAAGAAATCGTTAAGCAAATTCAGTCAGCAAAAAAAGAGGGGATTAAGGAAGTGTATTTAGTTGCTTGTGGCGGCTCACTCGTCGATATGTATGCATCTAAATACTTGCTCGAAAGTGAAGCAAGAGAGTTACGCGTTGGATTTTATACGAGCAATGAGTTTGTTCATGCGACACCGAAAGCCTTAGGTGAAAGTTCCGTAACGATTGTTTGCTCACATGGTGGAAATACTCCTGAAACTGTTGAGGCAGCTAGACTAGCAAGAGCACATGGTTCCACAACCATCACATTAACACATAATGAACAGGCAAACCTTATTCAACATGCGGACCACAATATTTTATATCTGTGGGGAGCCGAATCGAATGTGAAAAACAACCCGATGGCCATCATCTTGCACATTACTTATGAGATTTTGCATGCTACTGAAGGTTTTGACTACCATGACAAGGTACTTGAAGGGTTAGAACGAATCAATGGCATTATTGAAAAAGCGAAAGAACTTGTGGCGGATCGAGCAAAAGCATTTGCTGAAAAATATGAGCATGAGGACTTATTCTATGTGATGAGTAGCGGTGCTTCCTACGGTCATGCGTATGGATTTTCGATTTGTTCGTTAATGGAGATGCAATGGGTAAATGCTTCCGCCATTCATTCCGGGGAATACTTCCATGGCCCATTTGAGGTAACCGATAAAGAAACACCATATATCCTTTTAGTCAATGAAGGAAGAACGAGAGCCCTTGATGAACGAGCGCTGAAATTTTTAAACACATACGCTGAGAAGGTAGAGGTCATTGATAGCAAAGAACTTGGAATCAGTACCATTGATGATACGGTTGTTGAGTACTTCAACCCGATTCTTTTCTACAGTATTTTAGATGTGTATCGTACCGAGCTTTCGAAAATTCGCAAACATCCATTAGAAACAAGAAGATATATGGGGAAAGTCGCTTATTAA
- a CDS encoding transporter substrate-binding domain-containing protein, with translation MKKFFSVFMLVALVMGVLSACGTSNSSTSGSEEQAETEEKKVLVMGTSADFPPFEYIDTAKSEEIIGFDVDIIHALADKLGYEVEIKDMDFSGLIAALQAGKVDFVMSGMAPTEERKQNVDFTDSYYRSDLVLLFEEDSKITSADDLSGKVLGAQVNSFQEEVAKELNGTVDFTLETRDRTPDLIQELKSKRFDAVIMEEAVAIGYMSTNDNLKTISVPNGETPGTAIAFPKGSELTEEFNTALKEMIDSGEIDELVVKWFVE, from the coding sequence ATGAAAAAGTTCTTTTCAGTATTTATGTTGGTTGCGTTAGTGATGGGTGTATTATCTGCATGTGGTACCTCGAATTCTTCAACGTCTGGAAGTGAGGAACAGGCAGAAACAGAGGAAAAAAAAGTGTTAGTGATGGGAACGTCAGCAGATTTCCCGCCATTTGAATATATTGATACAGCAAAAAGTGAGGAGATCATTGGCTTTGATGTGGACATTATTCATGCTCTTGCAGACAAACTTGGGTATGAAGTCGAGATTAAAGACATGGATTTTAGCGGGTTAATTGCTGCGCTGCAGGCTGGGAAAGTGGATTTCGTCATGTCTGGTATGGCACCAACCGAAGAGCGAAAGCAAAATGTTGACTTTACAGATAGCTACTACCGATCAGATTTGGTTTTATTATTTGAAGAAGATAGCAAGATCACAAGTGCAGACGATTTAAGTGGCAAGGTATTAGGAGCTCAAGTGAACTCTTTCCAGGAAGAAGTAGCAAAAGAGCTAAATGGCACGGTGGATTTTACCCTTGAAACACGTGACCGCACACCTGACTTAATACAAGAACTAAAATCAAAGCGATTTGACGCGGTGATCATGGAAGAAGCCGTTGCAATTGGCTACATGAGCACGAATGATAATCTTAAAACCATTTCGGTACCAAATGGGGAAACGCCTGGTACAGCCATTGCTTTTCCAAAAGGCAGCGAGCTAACAGAAGAATTTAACACCGCATTAAAGGAAATGATTGATAGCGGAGAAATTGATGAACTAGTCGTGAAATGGTTTGTTGAATAA
- a CDS encoding nucleoside recognition domain-containing protein, producing MTSEGLELKSQIQQLTRQAEKLSTPGIRDHIVEQLYKKSNNLMKEGVTFTNAKIDERTEKLDAILTSRIWGFPIMLIMLGAIFYLTIAGANIPSSMLANFFGWMEGYITLAFSYFQAPNWLHGILVLGLYRGTTWVISVMLPPMAIFFPVFALLENYGYLPRVAFNMDRLFKSVGAHGKQSLTMAMGFGCNAAAVISSRIIESPRERMLSILTNNFVPCNGRWGTLIVLASLFMATGFTGGMQTLVTTLVIVGMVMFGIFVTFIVSWALSKTALRGVPTHYTLELPPYRKPKLFDTVIRASLTKSISVLNRAVKVAAPAAILTWIIANIQIGDTSILMHIVNFLDPLGLAIGLDGFILMAFLIGLPANEIVLPVLLMGYLSTGALVDVDSIQDLKQIFLTNGWTWLTALNMMLFSLLHYPCGTTLVNIYKETKSLKWTFWSFIIPTGIAFFVTWVVTEIVHYMRLLS from the coding sequence ATGACTAGTGAGGGATTGGAATTAAAAAGCCAAATTCAACAACTTACACGTCAAGCTGAAAAGCTATCCACACCAGGTATTCGGGATCATATTGTCGAGCAATTATATAAGAAAAGTAATAATCTGATGAAAGAAGGAGTAACTTTTACGAATGCAAAAATTGACGAGAGAACTGAGAAATTAGATGCCATTCTAACCTCCCGAATTTGGGGGTTTCCAATTATGCTGATCATGTTGGGAGCTATTTTTTATTTAACGATTGCCGGTGCAAACATTCCTTCGTCTATGTTAGCTAATTTTTTCGGTTGGATGGAAGGATATATAACGCTAGCATTCTCTTATTTCCAAGCTCCAAATTGGCTCCACGGTATTTTGGTCTTAGGGTTATATAGAGGAACCACTTGGGTAATCAGTGTCATGCTACCTCCAATGGCTATATTCTTTCCTGTATTTGCACTTCTTGAAAATTATGGCTATCTACCCCGTGTTGCTTTTAATATGGATCGATTATTTAAATCAGTAGGGGCACATGGTAAGCAATCGTTAACGATGGCTATGGGATTTGGATGTAATGCAGCAGCAGTTATTTCTTCTAGAATTATAGAATCCCCACGAGAACGAATGTTGTCTATCTTAACAAATAATTTTGTCCCTTGTAATGGACGATGGGGTACATTAATAGTGTTAGCTTCTTTGTTTATGGCAACAGGGTTTACAGGTGGAATGCAAACTTTGGTAACAACTCTAGTAATAGTTGGTATGGTTATGTTTGGTATTTTCGTAACTTTCATTGTGTCTTGGGCTTTATCAAAGACAGCATTGAGAGGGGTTCCGACACACTATACATTGGAACTACCACCGTATCGAAAGCCAAAACTTTTTGATACAGTCATTCGGGCATCATTAACAAAGTCTATTTCTGTATTAAATCGAGCGGTGAAAGTAGCTGCACCAGCCGCAATATTAACCTGGATAATCGCCAATATACAAATTGGAGATACCAGCATTTTAATGCATATCGTAAATTTTCTAGATCCGTTAGGTCTAGCAATTGGTTTAGATGGGTTTATTCTTATGGCATTTCTTATTGGTTTACCTGCAAATGAAATTGTTCTTCCTGTACTATTAATGGGGTATTTATCAACCGGAGCATTAGTAGATGTGGATAGCATTCAGGATTTAAAGCAAATTTTTCTTACTAACGGTTGGACGTGGTTAACCGCTTTAAATATGATGCTATTCTCATTGCTTCATTATCCGTGTGGAACAACTCTCGTTAATATCTATAAAGAGACAAAGAGTTTAAAGTGGACATTTTGGTCCTTTATTATACCTACCGGGATTGCGTTCTTTGTGACATGGGTAGTGACCGAGATTGTGCACTATATGAGATTACTAAGTTAG
- a CDS encoding FeoA family protein, whose translation MSESNILKLFDANIGDAVRITHLDINGVMRRRLLDLGFVPGAIVTVLRKSPLGDPIAFRVSQTTIALRKEESTKIEGELVSYE comes from the coding sequence ATGAGTGAATCAAATATATTAAAATTATTTGATGCTAATATTGGTGATGCTGTTCGGATTACTCATTTAGATATTAATGGAGTTATGAGAAGGAGGTTATTAGACTTGGGGTTTGTTCCTGGAGCGATCGTTACAGTCCTTAGAAAGAGTCCTCTTGGAGATCCGATTGCTTTTCGTGTAAGTCAAACGACGATTGCTTTGAGAAAAGAAGAAAGTACGAAAATTGAGGGGGAGCTGGTTAGCTATGAATAA